The nucleotide window GACCGCCTGATCTGCCACATCCGCTACGTATGCCTGGAAATCAGCATTCTTCGCAACGAAATCCGTTTCAGAGTTTACTTCCACAATAGCAGCCTTCTGTCCGTCGATAACGGTTTTAACAAGACCTTCTGCCGCGATTCTCCCGGCTTTTTTCTCTGCCTTTGCCTGTCCGTTCTTTCTCAGGAATTCCACTGCCTCGTCCATATTGCCATCGGTGGCCGCAAGCGCTTTCTTGCAGTCCATCATGCCGGCGCCTGTCATTTCTCTCAGTTCTTTAACCATTGCTGCCGTAACTGCTGCCATAATTATTTCAATCCTTTCTTAATCTATAGAATTTTCCGGGATAACGTCCTGGCTGTTACGCCTCGGCAGCTTCCGTCTCAACCTGTACGTCTGCTGTCTCTTCCGTTACCTCTTCACCCTGCTTCGCTTCAATAACGGCATCTGCCATCTTGGATACGATCAGCTTAACCGCTCTGATAGCGTCGTCGTTTCCAGGAATCACATAATCCAGTTCTTCCGGATCACAGTTGGTATCCGCGATACCGATCAGTGTGATACCGAGCGCATGGGCTTCCTGTACACAGATTCTTTCTTTTTTCGGATCTACGATGAAAATGGCGTCGGGAAGCTTCTTCATATCTTTGATGCCGCCCAGGTTTCTCTCCAGCTTCTCCTGTTCCTTCTTAAGAGCGATGACTTCCTTCTTCGGAAGAACCTCAAAGGTTCCGTCTTCCTGCATTTTCTCAATGGTGCGGAGTCTCTGGATCCTGCTCTGGATGGTCTTGAAGTTTGTCAGCATACCGCCGAGCCATCTCTGATTTACATAATACATACCGCAGCGTTCTGCTTCGATCTGAATCGCGTCCTGTGCCTGCTTCTTGGTTCCCACAAAGAGAATCGTACCGCCGTCGGCCGCGATATCGGCCACTGCCTTGTAAGCATCGTCCACCATTCCTACGGATTTCTGCAGATCGATGATATAGATACCATTTCTCTCCGTATAAATGTAGGGAGCCATCTTAGGGTTCCATCTTCTCGTCTGATGGCCAAAGTGTACGCCTGCTTCCAGCAGCTGTTTCATTGAAATAACGCTCATTTTCTTTCCTCCATTTGGTTTAGACTTCCGTGAATTTCTTTTTTCCTCTGAGACCGGATGCGCCCGGCACCGTCGTCGGAATCCATCCACGTGACAATTTTTCAGCCTTATTATTGTACCATGACATATTTTCAATTGCAAGTATTTTTTCTTTTATTCCTGCAAAACCGCTCTTTTATCGGCAAGGACATGCTATAATGGTAAAGAATCTATAATCCAGAAAGGAATTCTTATCTTATGAAAACATCTGCTCAGCTTGACTCCATGCTCCGTGACATCGACCACAAGAGCTATCCGGCATATAAGACACTGAAAGGATTCTATGATTTCGGATCCTATTCATTGTCCATCGACCACGTGCAAGGCGACCCGTTCGCCTCTCCCTCAAGGCTCACTCTCCATATTACGGACAAGTCCTCCGGATTTTCCCCAGATTTTTGGAGCTCTGAGGACCGGAAAACGGCTTTCTGCGACTTCCTGCTCCGGCAATTTGAAAAGGCAGTACAGGATTATTCCTTCCAGGCCAAAGGCTCCGGAAAAAGCGGAGCTCTGTTCACCACCCGCTGCGGCCCACAGGTACTCAGACGCACGGCTTGTACCGTCAGGGAAAAAACTATCCTCATGCGATTTGAAGCCGGTTTCCCTGCCAACGGGCGCACCATCAATTCCAGAGAGCTTCGCAAAATCCTGTTTGATTATCTGCCAAAGTGCGCGGAAAAATCCCTGTACTATAAAAATATCAGCCAGAGCGCCCTTCAAAACGCCATGGAGCTCTACGAGGACCAGCAGGCTCTCCGCACATTCCTGCCGGAAAACGATTTGATCGCATTCGTAGCGGACGGCGCAGTCCTGCCCCGGAAATCCGGAGTGTCAAATCTTCCCATGAAAGAGGCCGTCCCTTTTTCTTCACCTGCCTCCATGAAGGTCTCGTTTTCTCTTCCCCACAGAGGGAGAATCACCGGCATGGGTATACGAAAGGGCATCACTCTGATCACCGGGGGCGGCTACCATGGAAAATCCACCCTTCTGAAAGCGCTGGAGACCGGCGTCTATAACCACGTTGCCGGAGACGGAAGGGAATTTGTCATAACCGACGCCTCCGCGGTGAAGCTCCGGGCAGAGGAAAGCCGTATTATAAAAAGGGTTAATATCTCTCCTTTTATCAATCATCTTCCCAACGGAAAAGACACCAGCAGTTTTTCCACGGAAGATGCCAGCGGCAGCACTTCACAGGCTGCCGGGGTTATGGAAGGAATTGAGGCCGGCGCAAAGCTCTTCCTGATCGACGAGGATACCTGCGCGACAAATTTCATGGTGCGCGACGAGCTGATGCGCAGGGTCATTTCTCCTGACAAAGAGCCTATCACGCCTTTTCTCAGCCGGATCCGCCCTTTGTTTTCCCAGCTCGGCATTTCCACCATCCTGGTGGTTGGCAGCTCCGGAGCGTTTTTTCACACGGCCGACTGTGTCCTCCAAATGGACAATTATCAGGCGAAGGATATCACCACACGCGCAAAAAAGGAAGCAGAGGATTATAACGCTTCCCGCGCCGGCTCCCTCGGTGAAAGCAGCGGCGCTGATCCTTTCTGTTTTCCCCGCGGCATCATGAACCGGACGTATCGGCCCGCCGTTCCAAAAAGCGGGAACGATCACCGCCGCCGCTCTGTCCAAAACCCGGAACGGGACTACAGGCCTCCCAAGATCAAGGTACAAGGTAAAGACAGTCTGTTCTATGACAAGTCCATGATCGACCTGCGCTATGTGGAACAGCTGGCCGATGAGGAACAGACTAGAGCCCTGGGCTATATACTGCTGTATCTGAATACGCATTTGGATTCGCCCGTCCCGCTGTCAGACCATCTTCCAGGGCTGTATGAAAAAATAGTCCGGGAAGGCATGGAATCCATTACCTCCTGGGACTGTCCTCCCTTCATGGCTCTGCCCAGGCTTCAGGAAATCTATGCCTGCATCAACCGCTGCCGGTTCTGACGGAATGTAAGAAAGCAAAAATCCTGCGGCGCCTTCCACTCGGAGGCCTCCGCAGGATTTATTATTTATCATATCCGTTTCCTGGACATTCAAAGCGATTCTATACTTCCTTCAGCTTTTTCAGTTCTTCAAACACCACGTCATTCAGCACCTTGATATAAGTACCTTTCATTCCAGAAGAACGGGATTCAATGACTCCTGCACTCTCAAATTTCCTGAGCGCATTGACGATCACAGAACGGGTAATGCCCACACGGTCTGCAATCTTGCTGGCCACGAGGATTCCCTCATTCCCTTCCAGTTCCTCAAAGATATGCTGAATAGCTTCCAGTTCAGAGAACGACAGAGTACTGATGGCAGATTTTACAATCTGGATCTTCCTCGTCTCTTCAGCATTTTCCTCATTCACAGAACGCATCATCTCCAGCCCGACTACCGTGGTGCCATATTCACTGAGGATGATATCGTCAATTCCATACTGGTCGTTGGACTTATAGATGAACAATGTTCCCAAACGCTCACCGGCGATATCGATCGGCGTAATGATCGCCTGATACTTTTCCACATTCGTCTCTGCAAATCCCAGCGTTTCCAGATTTACATTTTCCTTGGTAGAAAGAACACTGAGCAGTCTTTCATTCAGCATCCGGTCTACGAAGCCCCCCACTTGATCTTCAATGAGTTCTTCAATCTCTTCTACCCCTTCGCTGATACCTACTCCCAACACCTTGCCCTTTTTACTGATAACAAGGATGTTGGAATCAAGAATATCGCTCAGCACGGCACAAATATCATTGAAGACAACCTTGCTGGAATTGTTGTTATGGAGCAATTTGTTAATTTTTCTGGTTTTATCCAATAATTGTACGCTCATTGCTGGCCTCCTATTCATATTCAGTAATTCCAACTTATTCAGCCCTATCGTATCATACTTTTCAAGGCACCGCAACACTTTTCACATTTCTTTTCGTAATTTTTATATAATTTCGATTATTTTACCTTTTCAATCAGGAAACCACAGGTCTGTTCCGAACAAATCAGCTTATTTCCTTTTTCCACCATATAACTCCCGCACTTCGGACACTTTTCATTGGACGGCTTCTGCCAGGACATGAATTCACAGTCGGGATGGTTGCTGCATCCATAATATCTTCTGCCTTTTTTGGTCTTTTTCACGACAACGTCGCCGCCGCAGACCGGACAGCTGACCCCGGTCTTCTCCAAATACGGCTTTGTGTTCTTGCAGTCCGGAAAACCCGGGCACGCCAGAAATCTTCCATGAGGTCCATATTTGATGACCATGTTTCGGCCGCAGTTCTCACAGATTTCCTCTGTGACCTCATCCTCTATTTTCACGGCCTCCAGTTCCTTCTGTG belongs to Qiania dongpingensis and includes:
- the codY gene encoding GTP-sensing pleiotropic transcriptional regulator CodY, whose protein sequence is MSVQLLDKTRKINKLLHNNNSSKVVFNDICAVLSDILDSNILVISKKGKVLGVGISEGVEEIEELIEDQVGGFVDRMLNERLLSVLSTKENVNLETLGFAETNVEKYQAIITPIDIAGERLGTLFIYKSNDQYGIDDIILSEYGTTVVGLEMMRSVNEENAEETRKIQIVKSAISTLSFSELEAIQHIFEELEGNEGILVASKIADRVGITRSVIVNALRKFESAGVIESRSSGMKGTYIKVLNDVVFEELKKLKEV
- the rpsB gene encoding 30S ribosomal protein S2 produces the protein MSVISMKQLLEAGVHFGHQTRRWNPKMAPYIYTERNGIYIIDLQKSVGMVDDAYKAVADIAADGGTILFVGTKKQAQDAIQIEAERCGMYYVNQRWLGGMLTNFKTIQSRIQRLRTIEKMQEDGTFEVLPKKEVIALKKEQEKLERNLGGIKDMKKLPDAIFIVDPKKERICVQEAHALGITLIGIADTNCDPEELDYVIPGNDDAIRAVKLIVSKMADAVIEAKQGEEVTEETADVQVETEAAEA
- a CDS encoding ABC-ATPase domain-containing protein, whose product is MKTSAQLDSMLRDIDHKSYPAYKTLKGFYDFGSYSLSIDHVQGDPFASPSRLTLHITDKSSGFSPDFWSSEDRKTAFCDFLLRQFEKAVQDYSFQAKGSGKSGALFTTRCGPQVLRRTACTVREKTILMRFEAGFPANGRTINSRELRKILFDYLPKCAEKSLYYKNISQSALQNAMELYEDQQALRTFLPENDLIAFVADGAVLPRKSGVSNLPMKEAVPFSSPASMKVSFSLPHRGRITGMGIRKGITLITGGGYHGKSTLLKALETGVYNHVAGDGREFVITDASAVKLRAEESRIIKRVNISPFINHLPNGKDTSSFSTEDASGSTSQAAGVMEGIEAGAKLFLIDEDTCATNFMVRDELMRRVISPDKEPITPFLSRIRPLFSQLGISTILVVGSSGAFFHTADCVLQMDNYQAKDITTRAKKEAEDYNASRAGSLGESSGADPFCFPRGIMNRTYRPAVPKSGNDHRRRSVQNPERDYRPPKIKVQGKDSLFYDKSMIDLRYVEQLADEEQTRALGYILLYLNTHLDSPVPLSDHLPGLYEKIVREGMESITSWDCPPFMALPRLQEIYACINRCRF